The Neobacillus sp. OS1-2 genome includes a window with the following:
- the nuoL gene encoding NADH-quinone oxidoreductase subunit L, whose protein sequence is MMENAWLIPLFPLLSFLILLLFGKRLKEASAYVGILFTLASLIYSILVLFERFSEPTYEHKFDWLTIGDLHLTAGFEVNQLNALMLFIVSLVSFLVHTYSKGYMHGDERFPVFYAYLGLFTFAMLGLVISPNLLQTYIFWELVGVGSFLLIGFYYYKEEAKAAAKKAFIMTRIGDVGLFIGMILLFWETKSFEYSDIFAAIDAGAVSQTMITLTAILIFIGAVGKSGQFPLHTWLPDAMEGPTPVSALIHAATMVAAGVYLVAALFPLFAASKTALLTIAVIGAFTAIFAASIGLVQTDIKRVLAYSTVSQLGYMMLALGSAGYVAGVFHLMTHAFFKALLFLAAGSVIHAVHTQNIEEMGGLWKKLKLTGPLFLIGTLAISGVPGLSGFFSKDEILIAAWEGGHPVLFLLALIAAFMTAFYMFRLFFMVFTGERQGHQKNVHESPSNMTYPMILLGVLAIIAGYVNTPWFGSFLGDWLVDGNPALGHGHMEGPVWIMIAATIVSLAGIYLAYLMYGKRSIARNWLSGTGDALHTILLNKYYVDEFYKMTIMAATTAFSYLLKFIDVFIVEGLVKGVVGIVQGLGGAGSKMQSGQVQTYGAVAFIGLALLAVIFALTGGYLR, encoded by the coding sequence ATGATGGAAAATGCATGGCTCATACCGCTTTTCCCGCTATTATCGTTTTTGATCCTTCTTCTATTCGGTAAGCGACTGAAGGAGGCGAGCGCATATGTGGGGATTCTCTTCACATTGGCCTCGCTTATCTATTCGATTTTGGTGTTATTTGAGCGCTTTTCAGAGCCAACCTACGAACATAAGTTTGATTGGCTCACGATAGGAGATCTGCATCTAACAGCGGGCTTTGAAGTGAATCAATTAAATGCATTGATGCTGTTTATCGTATCGCTCGTCAGTTTCTTAGTACATACCTACTCCAAAGGGTACATGCATGGAGATGAGCGGTTCCCAGTATTCTATGCCTATTTAGGATTATTTACGTTTGCCATGCTCGGTCTGGTAATTTCGCCAAACCTGCTGCAAACCTATATTTTCTGGGAGCTTGTTGGTGTTGGTTCCTTCCTATTAATCGGTTTTTATTATTACAAAGAAGAAGCAAAGGCCGCTGCCAAAAAGGCATTCATCATGACCCGTATCGGGGATGTTGGACTGTTCATCGGCATGATCCTGCTCTTCTGGGAAACAAAATCATTTGAATACAGCGATATTTTCGCAGCGATCGATGCCGGCGCTGTATCACAAACGATGATTACCTTAACAGCGATCTTAATATTTATTGGAGCAGTCGGAAAATCAGGTCAGTTCCCGCTCCACACATGGCTTCCAGATGCGATGGAAGGTCCGACACCTGTTTCGGCCTTAATCCACGCCGCAACGATGGTTGCCGCCGGGGTCTATTTAGTCGCTGCCTTATTCCCGTTGTTCGCCGCCAGCAAAACGGCGCTGCTCACCATTGCTGTCATTGGAGCGTTCACCGCTATTTTTGCCGCAAGCATCGGGCTTGTGCAAACCGATATCAAACGAGTACTCGCCTATTCAACCGTCTCGCAGCTCGGCTACATGATGCTCGCACTTGGTTCGGCCGGCTATGTGGCGGGGGTGTTCCACTTGATGACACACGCATTTTTCAAGGCACTTCTTTTCCTTGCTGCCGGATCCGTCATTCACGCGGTTCACACGCAGAATATCGAGGAAATGGGCGGACTTTGGAAAAAATTAAAACTGACCGGGCCGTTATTCTTAATCGGAACACTCGCTATCAGCGGTGTACCGGGGCTATCTGGATTCTTCAGTAAAGATGAAATTTTAATTGCGGCATGGGAAGGCGGACATCCAGTACTCTTCTTGCTCGCGTTAATCGCAGCATTCATGACCGCATTTTATATGTTCCGCTTGTTCTTCATGGTCTTCACCGGTGAAAGGCAAGGCCATCAAAAAAATGTGCACGAATCACCAAGCAACATGACGTACCCGATGATTCTGCTCGGCGTTTTAGCCATCATTGCCGGTTATGTGAACACACCATGGTTCGGCTCGTTCCTTGGCGACTGGCTCGTCGACGGAAACCCTGCCCTTGGCCACGGTCACATGGAAGGTCCTGTGTGGATCATGATTGCGGCAACCATTGTTTCCTTAGCGGGAATCTACCTTGCGTACTTGATGTACGGCAAACGCAGCATCGCCCGCAACTGGTTAAGTGGCACGGGTGACGCCCTGCATACGATTTTACTGAACAAATACTATGTGGATGAGTTTTATAAAATGACCATCATGGCTGCGACAACAGCCTTCAGCTATCTGCTCAAATTCATTGATGTCTTCATCGTTGAAGGACTTGTCAAAGGAGTGGTTGGGATTGTCCAAGGACTTGGCGGTGCCGGTTCGAAAATGCAGTCCGGCCAGGTTCAAACATATGGCGCAGTCGCCTTTATCGGACTTGCACTGCTCGCCGTCATCTTTGCGTTAACAGGGGGGTACTTACGATGA
- a CDS encoding NADH-quinone oxidoreductase subunit J: protein MTFSGEFLAFMGLALVAIIGGVLLLNLNKVVHMVVALIFTFVAIAGIYVLLSAEFVAAVQILIYSGAITIIMLFGIMLTKHDDESEPKTGKWRKLLLFLGILGFAFAVYIGIYNFNIDQVPTKLHENNTMQIGEALYSKYIIPFELTSVLLLAALVGAIILAKTEKKEADKE, encoded by the coding sequence ATGACATTTTCAGGCGAATTCCTCGCTTTTATGGGACTCGCACTTGTTGCGATTATCGGCGGCGTGCTTCTATTGAACCTAAACAAAGTCGTTCATATGGTCGTTGCCCTTATCTTCACTTTCGTCGCCATTGCCGGTATCTATGTACTGCTTTCCGCTGAATTCGTGGCCGCCGTACAAATCTTGATTTATTCCGGTGCCATCACGATTATCATGCTGTTTGGTATCATGTTAACAAAGCATGATGACGAAAGTGAGCCAAAAACGGGTAAATGGAGAAAGCTGCTTTTGTTTTTAGGGATTCTTGGCTTTGCCTTTGCTGTCTACATTGGGATTTACAATTTCAATATCGACCAAGTGCCGACGAAGCTTCATGAAAACAATACGATGCAAATTGGGGAAGCACTTTACTCTAAATATATTATTCCGTTTGAATTAACATCTGTTTTACTTTTAGCGGCCTTAGTTGGTGCGATTATTTTGGCAAAAACCGAGAAGAAGGAGGCGGATAAGGAATGA
- the nuoN gene encoding NADH-quinone oxidoreductase subunit NuoN, whose translation MDIETLKSFNWSVMTPEFIILGVIALLTLLDLFLPKKQDRRILGWIGIAGVVAAIIAVASLLGTEATSILDDSFTLDVFGKAFKLILLVGGALVLFLAISYEAKEGLEDYHGEFYYLFLAALLGAMIMTSSGDLITLFIGLELLSIPSYILAGIKKHNRQSNESAMKYVINGGISTSITLFGMSYVYGLTGSTNLFEIATTVSAISDGQQAYLLGLAFLMILVGLSFKLAAAPFHMWAPDVYQGAPTPVTAFLSVISKTAGFVIVIRILIAVFYNAAPTGDNGESILFKMHDYLAVIAAVTMIVGNVVALKQTNIKRMFAYSSIAHAGYILVALTTLSTNMIYSIWFYLLAYMLMNLGAFAVIQVVTEKSGSTKIADFAGLYRRSPILAVLMGILLVSLAGFPGTAGFIGKLNIFVGAFAGTPHYVLAAIMIATTVVSYFYYFGVMTQMFFRPATDDRKLNIPFGIVVVLLVAVVGSVLFGIMPNIALDFLNNLK comes from the coding sequence ATGGATATAGAGACATTGAAATCATTTAACTGGAGTGTCATGACGCCGGAGTTCATCATCCTTGGCGTCATCGCACTACTGACATTGTTGGATTTATTTTTACCGAAAAAGCAAGATCGCCGCATCCTCGGCTGGATCGGGATTGCCGGGGTAGTAGCGGCTATCATCGCGGTTGCCAGCCTGCTTGGCACGGAGGCAACATCAATTTTAGACGATTCCTTCACGCTTGATGTATTCGGTAAAGCGTTCAAACTCATCTTGCTTGTCGGAGGGGCACTTGTGCTCTTTTTAGCGATCAGCTATGAGGCTAAAGAAGGCCTTGAAGACTATCACGGCGAATTTTATTACTTATTCTTAGCAGCCTTGCTTGGTGCGATGATTATGACATCAAGCGGTGACTTAATCACGTTATTTATTGGGTTAGAATTGTTATCGATTCCTTCCTATATCTTAGCAGGCATTAAGAAGCACAACAGGCAATCGAATGAATCGGCGATGAAATACGTCATCAATGGCGGTATTTCCACCTCGATCACGTTGTTTGGGATGAGCTATGTGTACGGCTTGACCGGATCAACCAATCTTTTTGAAATTGCCACGACAGTATCGGCGATTTCTGATGGTCAGCAGGCCTATCTGCTCGGACTTGCGTTTTTAATGATTCTTGTCGGATTATCGTTCAAACTGGCAGCGGCACCGTTCCATATGTGGGCACCAGATGTGTATCAGGGTGCGCCGACACCAGTTACGGCCTTCTTAAGCGTCATTTCGAAGACAGCTGGCTTTGTTATTGTTATCCGGATTCTAATTGCGGTATTCTACAATGCTGCGCCAACGGGTGATAATGGTGAAAGTATTCTGTTTAAAATGCATGACTACCTCGCCGTCATTGCCGCAGTCACGATGATTGTCGGTAACGTCGTTGCCTTGAAGCAAACGAATATTAAACGGATGTTTGCCTATTCTAGTATCGCTCACGCCGGATATATCCTGGTGGCATTGACGACGCTGAGTACGAATATGATTTATTCAATTTGGTTCTACTTGCTTGCGTACATGTTAATGAACCTTGGGGCATTTGCGGTCATTCAAGTTGTGACTGAAAAGTCCGGCAGTACGAAGATTGCCGACTTTGCCGGCCTTTACCGCCGCTCGCCGATACTCGCCGTCCTAATGGGAATTCTACTCGTTTCCCTAGCAGGCTTCCCAGGCACAGCAGGCTTCATCGGCAAATTAAACATCTTTGTCGGCGCCTTCGCCGGAACACCGCATTATGTACTGGCAGCAATTATGATTGCGACAACGGTTGTATCCTACTTCTATTATTTCGGTGTCATGACACAAATGTTCTTTCGGCCGGCAACTGACGATCGCAAACTGAACATTCCATTCGGTATCGTCGTCGTCCTACTCGTCGCAGTCGTCGGATCTGTCCTGTTTGGGATCATGCCAAACATCGCGCTTGATTTCTTGAACAATCTGAAGTAA
- a CDS encoding mechanosensitive ion channel, producing the protein MTLPNMMAGWYIYTDRIPHVLLALLILIIGWLVAKAIGKAVEKALTKTNLDNKLFANVGKRKYASEVIIGKMVYYLLVVVVLIFFFNMLHLSMMAEPLVKMVSTLTAAIPNLLKAALILLLAWVVAYFARMLVKKGAAMLHVESWLAKWNISNSKGNTASTINGIAQAIFYLVLLLFLPAVLGALQLEGISEPFTHTLSTMLGLIPKLFAAALIVFIGWLIAKIVRDILTHFLNSIGMDRLGERVGLAKADLSTIIGNIVFILILIPTIITALEKLDLKGISEPAIAMLYQIMTLIPNIAAAILLILAGIWLGKWIEKMVAQMLWRLRFDNILHHMGIGSLTPEQSKYTLSQLVGLLAKIVVILLFTSEAMKIVHLDFLVTLATGVLAYLPMVLAALVILGIGLYLGQLVERVLQNVLKQRYSRTLARIAKYTIFTISLFMALDQLGVAHSIVNAAFILVLGGLALAFGLAFGLGGKEFAAKYLGKLDEKIERENG; encoded by the coding sequence ATGACATTACCCAATATGATGGCCGGCTGGTACATATATACAGACCGAATTCCCCACGTACTATTAGCACTTCTTATTTTAATTATTGGCTGGCTGGTGGCGAAGGCGATTGGCAAAGCAGTCGAAAAGGCCTTAACGAAAACAAATCTTGATAACAAGCTGTTTGCTAATGTTGGAAAACGAAAATACGCATCAGAAGTGATAATCGGAAAAATGGTTTACTATCTGTTAGTAGTTGTCGTCCTAATATTCTTCTTCAACATGCTTCACCTCAGCATGATGGCTGAACCGCTTGTAAAAATGGTGTCGACATTGACCGCAGCAATTCCGAATCTACTAAAAGCAGCTCTTATTCTCCTATTGGCATGGGTCGTAGCCTATTTTGCCCGGATGCTGGTTAAAAAAGGTGCGGCGATGCTTCATGTTGAAAGCTGGCTTGCAAAATGGAACATATCCAATAGTAAGGGGAATACGGCAAGCACGATAAACGGCATCGCGCAAGCCATCTTTTATCTTGTGCTCCTACTGTTTTTACCAGCAGTGCTAGGCGCCTTGCAGCTCGAAGGAATTTCAGAGCCATTCACACATACGTTATCCACCATGCTAGGCTTGATTCCAAAGCTATTTGCCGCTGCGCTAATTGTCTTCATCGGCTGGCTGATTGCGAAAATCGTCCGCGATATTTTAACCCATTTTTTAAACAGCATTGGAATGGACCGACTCGGTGAACGGGTGGGATTAGCGAAGGCGGATCTTTCAACGATAATTGGGAATATTGTGTTCATCCTCATTTTAATCCCAACCATTATTACCGCTTTAGAAAAATTAGACTTAAAAGGAATCTCGGAGCCGGCGATTGCGATGCTTTATCAGATTATGACGCTAATTCCAAACATTGCCGCAGCGATTCTCTTGATATTAGCAGGAATATGGCTTGGTAAATGGATTGAAAAAATGGTCGCGCAAATGCTTTGGCGCTTACGTTTCGACAATATTCTTCATCATATGGGAATCGGTTCTTTAACACCGGAACAATCGAAATACACACTATCACAACTGGTAGGATTGCTAGCAAAAATTGTCGTGATCCTGTTATTTACCTCAGAGGCCATGAAGATTGTTCATTTAGACTTCTTAGTTACCTTGGCAACAGGAGTACTCGCCTATCTACCAATGGTGTTAGCGGCACTCGTCATCTTGGGAATTGGCTTATACTTGGGCCAATTAGTCGAGCGTGTGTTACAAAACGTCTTAAAACAGCGCTATTCCCGGACGTTGGCGCGGATTGCGAAGTATACTATTTTTACAATCTCGCTGTTTATGGCATTAGACCAATTGGGTGTCGCCCACTCGATTGTCAATGCGGCCTTTATTCTTGTCCTGGGCGGATTGGCCTTGGCATTTGGTCTAGCATTCGGCCTCGGTGGCAAAGAGTTCGCTGCCAAATATTTAGGGAAATTGGATGAAAAGATAGAAAGGGAAAATGGATAG
- a CDS encoding iron chaperone produces MEVFANYVAGIDNPDHRNRTEEILVWVASKFPNLEPQIKWNTPMFSDHGTFIIGFSTAKQHLSVSPEEAGITHFADDITQAGYSSTKGLFRIPWNKPVNYELLENIIEFNIQDKAEFMNFWRK; encoded by the coding sequence ATGGAAGTTTTCGCGAACTATGTAGCTGGTATCGATAACCCTGACCACCGCAATCGAACAGAGGAAATTTTGGTGTGGGTTGCTAGTAAATTCCCAAATTTGGAACCTCAAATCAAGTGGAATACCCCGATGTTTTCCGATCATGGCACATTTATTATCGGTTTTTCCACAGCGAAGCAGCATTTGAGCGTTTCACCCGAAGAAGCAGGCATTACGCACTTTGCCGACGACATTACCCAGGCTGGCTACAGCTCTACCAAAGGCTTGTTTCGAATTCCGTGGAATAAGCCGGTAAATTACGAATTGCTTGAGAATATCATTGAATTTAATATTCAGGATAAAGCAGAATTTATGAACTTTTGGCGGAAATAA
- a CDS encoding hemolysin family protein produces MLLIHLLMIVVLIVLTGFFVAIEFAIVKVRTSRIDQLITEGKENAIAAKQVVTHLDEYLSATQLGITVTALGLGWLGEPTVERLFHPFMTVLGMNDAVTQIVSFVLAFALVTFIHVVAGELAPKTVAIQKAETITLLFAKPIILFYKIMYPFIWALNNTARMLVGLFGLKSASENELAHSEEELRILLSESLHSGEINQNEWNYVNNIFEFDERVAKEIMVPRTEMVCLSVEDSIGDVVETMRTEKFTRYPVMESDKDHIIGVMNVKMFFTSKLMNKSIYKNWKIKSYIQPVIRVIETIPIHDLLIRMQMERTHMAILLDEYGGTSGIVTVEDILEEIVGEVRDEFDADEVPEIRKVSVNGSGTGAAGNHYIVDAKVPISEVNELLGTHLTAEDVDTIGGWYLTQNNVTELCAAVDAEGYSFHVHEADGYHIMYLEISKN; encoded by the coding sequence TTGCTGCTGATCCATTTATTAATGATTGTGGTGCTCATTGTGTTAACCGGTTTCTTTGTGGCGATTGAATTTGCGATTGTGAAGGTGCGGACATCGCGGATTGACCAGCTGATTACGGAGGGAAAGGAGAACGCTATTGCGGCAAAACAGGTGGTAACACACCTCGATGAATATTTATCCGCAACCCAGCTTGGTATCACGGTGACCGCGCTGGGACTCGGTTGGCTCGGGGAACCGACGGTCGAAAGGCTGTTTCATCCATTCATGACAGTACTGGGAATGAATGATGCTGTGACACAAATTGTCTCTTTTGTCCTTGCCTTCGCCCTTGTTACCTTTATCCATGTAGTCGCAGGGGAATTGGCGCCGAAAACCGTGGCGATTCAAAAAGCAGAAACGATCACGCTGCTGTTTGCGAAACCGATCATTCTTTTTTATAAAATCATGTATCCGTTTATTTGGGCATTAAATAATACAGCCCGTATGCTCGTTGGCCTGTTTGGATTAAAGTCGGCGTCCGAAAACGAATTAGCGCACTCGGAGGAGGAGCTGCGAATACTCCTGTCAGAAAGCCTTCACAGCGGGGAAATTAACCAAAATGAATGGAATTACGTCAACAATATTTTTGAATTTGATGAGCGGGTCGCAAAAGAAATTATGGTGCCGCGTACAGAAATGGTATGTCTCTCGGTTGAAGATTCGATAGGTGACGTCGTGGAAACGATGAGGACGGAAAAGTTTACACGCTATCCGGTGATGGAGAGCGATAAGGATCATATTATTGGTGTAATGAACGTGAAAATGTTTTTTACCTCCAAACTGATGAATAAGAGTATCTATAAAAATTGGAAAATAAAATCCTACATCCAGCCCGTTATTCGTGTCATTGAAACGATTCCGATTCACGATTTGCTAATCCGGATGCAAATGGAGCGGACCCATATGGCCATTCTGCTTGATGAATATGGCGGTACATCTGGGATAGTAACGGTCGAAGATATTTTAGAAGAAATCGTGGGCGAGGTGCGCGATGAATTTGATGCTGATGAGGTTCCCGAGATCCGCAAGGTTTCCGTGAATGGATCTGGGACTGGAGCGGCGGGAAATCACTATATTGTAGATGCTAAAGTGCCTATTTCAGAGGTCAACGAGCTGCTAGGAACACATTTAACTGCTGAAGATGTCGATACGATTGGCGGCTGGTACTTGACGCAAAATAATGTGACCGAGCTGTGTGCTGCGGTGGATGCAGAAGGTTATTCGTTCCATGTCCATGAGGCAGATGGCTATCATATTATGTATTTGGAGATTAGCAAGAATTGA
- a CDS encoding NADH-quinone oxidoreductase subunit M, translating to MNLHSVLSFLVFSPLLGIIVLAFLPKTSEKRIKLVGFLATLPALLLALAAYLHFQWGKDLADFAVSKAWIQFRGMNVQEPIYSVYYELGLSGFQLLLVVLTAIVATLSAIAAARFVKKEWKGYFMLFLLLEIGMLGVFTAENLILFFIFFEVTLIPTFFLIGKWGYFEKEKAAYSFLIYNGLGSAVLLIVIMILFAKTGTTNIDLLTQIMADPSAPLSSDLKLGLLISLLIAFGVKLPIFPLHSWMLKVHVQAPPSVVMIHSGILLKIGAYGLIRFGMGIFPEQFETLATIIAILGVINLLYGAFLAFIQTDFKMVLAYSSISHMGIVLIGLAALNEAGVQGAIFQVVSHGLISALLFFLVGIIYERTDTSLMENLGGMAKGMPIAAGFLLAGGMASLGLPGMSGFVSEFMAFLGLFKELPWIAAVGTIGIIMTAAYLLRAVLGITYGKSHREFTGVLDLKGVEFVPVVVLMVLIVLIGVYPSVLSSPLQTTLETIMIGLGG from the coding sequence ATGAATTTGCATTCTGTTCTATCATTCCTAGTATTCTCCCCTTTACTAGGAATCATCGTTTTAGCATTTTTGCCAAAAACGTCAGAAAAACGAATCAAACTAGTTGGCTTTCTTGCGACATTGCCGGCGTTATTGCTGGCGCTAGCCGCCTATCTCCATTTTCAATGGGGCAAGGATCTCGCTGACTTTGCGGTCTCAAAGGCGTGGATTCAATTCCGCGGCATGAACGTCCAAGAGCCAATCTATTCGGTGTATTATGAACTAGGCCTCAGTGGCTTTCAGCTCTTGCTCGTGGTTCTCACCGCGATCGTCGCAACACTATCAGCGATTGCTGCTGCGCGGTTTGTAAAAAAGGAATGGAAAGGCTACTTTATGCTCTTCCTTCTTTTAGAAATCGGCATGCTCGGCGTCTTTACCGCTGAAAACTTAATCCTGTTCTTCATCTTTTTCGAAGTCACGCTCATTCCGACGTTCTTCTTAATCGGAAAATGGGGCTATTTTGAAAAAGAAAAAGCAGCTTACAGCTTCCTAATCTATAACGGTCTAGGTTCTGCCGTGCTCCTGATCGTGATTATGATTCTATTTGCAAAAACAGGAACAACAAATATTGATTTATTAACACAAATCATGGCAGATCCAAGTGCACCGCTGTCTAGCGATCTAAAACTTGGCCTGTTAATCAGTCTATTAATTGCTTTCGGTGTGAAATTACCGATTTTCCCATTGCACAGCTGGATGTTGAAGGTGCACGTTCAAGCGCCGCCATCTGTAGTTATGATTCACTCTGGGATTCTATTAAAAATCGGTGCGTACGGCTTAATCCGATTTGGAATGGGGATTTTTCCCGAGCAGTTTGAAACGCTTGCGACCATTATCGCGATCCTTGGCGTGATTAACCTCCTCTACGGGGCATTCCTAGCATTCATTCAAACAGATTTTAAAATGGTTTTGGCCTATTCATCCATTTCCCACATGGGAATCGTTTTAATTGGACTTGCGGCACTAAATGAAGCAGGGGTCCAAGGGGCGATTTTTCAAGTGGTATCACACGGATTGATTTCTGCGTTATTGTTCTTCTTGGTTGGCATCATTTACGAGCGGACCGATACGTCGCTCATGGAAAACCTTGGCGGCATGGCGAAGGGGATGCCGATTGCCGCAGGCTTCTTGCTAGCCGGCGGGATGGCGTCACTGGGGCTTCCAGGCATGTCCGGTTTTGTCAGTGAATTTATGGCCTTCCTTGGCTTGTTCAAAGAATTGCCATGGATTGCGGCTGTCGGGACGATTGGAATTATCATGACGGCTGCATACTTGCTCCGCGCAGTACTCGGTATCACCTACGGCAAGTCACACCGCGAATTTACCGGTGTCCTTGACTTAAAAGGGGTCGAATTCGTGCCAGTCGTTGTTTTAATGGTATTAATCGTGTTAATCGGGGTTTACCCAAGTGTTCTAAGCTCTCCGTTGCAAACTACACTTGAAACGATCATGATAGGGTTAGGAGGGTGA
- the nuoI gene encoding NADH-quinone oxidoreductase subunit NuoI, with translation MLGVFKGLKYTLKQLSREKVTYDYPNEPLPLPDRFRGIQKFYPEKCIVCNQCAQICPTDCIQLTGKKHPDPTKKGKIIDTYDINFEICILCDLCTEVCPTEAIIMTNNFELAEYSRDMLFKNLEWLDENDENIRQVNKA, from the coding sequence GTGCTTGGAGTATTTAAAGGCTTGAAATATACCCTTAAACAATTATCACGCGAGAAGGTTACGTATGATTATCCAAACGAGCCGCTTCCGCTGCCAGACCGCTTCCGTGGGATTCAAAAGTTTTATCCGGAGAAGTGTATTGTTTGTAATCAATGTGCGCAGATTTGCCCGACGGATTGTATTCAATTGACGGGTAAGAAGCATCCGGATCCAACGAAAAAGGGAAAAATTATCGACACATATGATATTAACTTCGAGATTTGCATCCTTTGCGACTTATGTACGGAGGTTTGCCCAACTGAGGCGATTATCATGACCAATAACTTTGAGCTCGCTGAATACAGCCGCGACATGTTATTTAAAAACCTGGAATGGTTAGATGAAAACGACGAAAACATACGGCAGGTGAATAAAGCATGA
- a CDS encoding CsbD family protein, whose product MNKDKLKGGLEQVKGEAKEQWGKLTDDHSTEAEGKLDKAKGKLREGVGKVKDKLD is encoded by the coding sequence ATGAACAAGGATAAACTTAAAGGCGGTTTGGAACAGGTCAAGGGTGAGGCCAAGGAGCAATGGGGCAAATTAACCGATGACCATTCAACGGAAGCGGAAGGAAAACTGGATAAAGCGAAGGGTAAATTGCGCGAAGGCGTTGGCAAAGTGAAGGATAAACTGGACTAG
- the nuoK gene encoding NADH-quinone oxidoreductase subunit NuoK has translation MSSIPASAFLALALILFCIGLYGALTKKNTVIVLISIELMLNAVNINLVTFSKYGLNPSITGQIFALFAICVAAAEAAVGLAILISLYRSKKTVNIDEIDTMKN, from the coding sequence ATGAGTTCAATTCCCGCTTCAGCCTTCCTGGCGCTTGCACTGATCTTATTCTGCATCGGACTATACGGTGCATTAACGAAAAAAAATACGGTTATTGTGTTGATTTCGATTGAATTGATGCTGAATGCCGTCAATATTAACCTGGTGACCTTTAGCAAATATGGATTAAATCCATCCATTACAGGTCAAATCTTCGCCCTGTTTGCCATCTGTGTGGCAGCAGCCGAAGCCGCTGTCGGACTCGCGATCCTAATATCGCTCTACCGCAGCAAGAAAACCGTCAACATCGACGAAATAGACACAATGAAAAACTAG
- a CDS encoding TrkA C-terminal domain-containing protein yields MLLFLLIYSVIVWAVIEIFVILFRLTGLKVEVSRFQVISMMTGTGFTTAESELILGHPIRRRLGSFLILFGALSLAVIISSISQFLSSGLRTKEILLAAAATVAVFGLLKLDSVQRLLARVFAGKLSRKIELADLPIRDVFLKNKEDTLLNLHIYQDSELANRTLSGVLVNHVELEIIVLFIQRGKVRIIKNIYDTTIQEGDQLLLFGVEKAILALFAHDIQLMEEKL; encoded by the coding sequence ATGCTGCTCTTTTTATTGATTTATTCGGTGATTGTTTGGGCTGTTATCGAAATTTTTGTGATTCTCTTTCGGTTAACTGGCCTTAAAGTGGAGGTTTCCCGTTTCCAAGTTATTTCGATGATGACCGGGACAGGCTTTACGACGGCGGAGTCGGAGCTGATTCTGGGGCATCCGATTCGCCGGCGGTTAGGCAGCTTTCTGATTCTGTTTGGCGCCCTTTCCCTTGCTGTGATTATTTCCTCGATTAGCCAGTTTCTCTCAAGCGGATTACGGACGAAGGAAATTTTATTGGCGGCTGCCGCTACCGTGGCTGTTTTTGGCCTTTTGAAACTGGACAGCGTTCAGCGATTATTAGCACGCGTTTTCGCGGGTAAATTGTCGCGGAAAATTGAACTTGCCGATCTGCCCATTAGGGATGTTTTTTTGAAAAATAAAGAAGATACGCTGCTTAATTTACATATTTATCAAGATTCAGAGCTTGCCAATCGAACGTTGAGTGGGGTGCTGGTTAATCATGTTGAACTCGAAATTATCGTTTTGTTTATCCAACGCGGCAAGGTAAGGATTATCAAAAATATCTATGATACTACCATCCAGGAAGGCGATCAGCTATTGTTGTTTGGTGTGGAAAAGGCCATTTTAGCATTGTTTGCGCACGATATTCAGCTGATGGAGGAAAAACTATAA